Sequence from the Prunus persica cultivar Lovell chromosome G5, Prunus_persica_NCBIv2, whole genome shotgun sequence genome:
CTCCCAGAATATTGAGCAATCTAAGTATACAAGGGCCAAAGGGATTCCATATGAGACATAACAATtgagtaaaataataatacctCCTCATCCCTGTGCATGAAATTCATGAATCCCTCATGATGATTGTTATGATGAGAACACTTGGGAGCATTCACTGGGAGCTGCAGATAGTTCGGGCCAAGACGGTGCCTCTGAGTATCAGAATAGGAGAAGATTCGAGTTTGGAGCAACTTATCATCTGAATAGTAGACACCAGGGACAACAATGGCAGGGCAAAATGCAAGTTGTTCATTCTCTGCAAAGAAGTTATCAATGTTTTTATTCAGAACCAGACGGCCAACTGGCTGCAGAGGAAGAATATCTTCAGGCCAGGTCTTAGTTACATCAAGTGGATCAAAGTCAAATCTGTCCTCATGATTGGGATCAATTGTCTGAATATAAAGTTTCCACTCAGGGTAGTTGCCAGCTGCAATGGAATCATAGAGATCCTTGGTAGCATGGCTGTGATTAGCTCCTCCAACCTTAATAGCTTCATCCTCCAACAAACACTTGACTCCACACGTAGGTTTCCAATGAAATTTCACATACTGTACTTTCCCCGCCTTATTGATAAGGGTATAGGTGTTAACACCAGAGCCTTCCATGTGCCTGTAATCTTGTGGAACTCCCAGATCATCAAATAGGAAGGTGAACATGTGCAGGCTTTCTGGGTGGTGGGAGAAGAAGTCAAGGATCCTCCAAGGCTCTTGAATGTGCGACTTGGGGTTCGGTTTGAGAGCATGGACCATGTCCGGGAATTTCATTCCGTCACGAACAAAAAAGACAGGGAAATTGTTTCCAACCAGGTCAAAATTACCCTGTGTTTAAGAACAAAGTCGCCACATGAGTACTAACAACACAGCAAAATAAACCTGAATAAAGTTGTATATAGTGAATAATAATGTTACCAAGAAATCAACCATCTGTATAAGCATCTAGATTACAGATGGTATGCTACATGAGCAATCTTTTACAGCCAGGTGACTACCCCCATTAGTAAACGAAAAtgaaaaggcaaagaaaagaaaggaatgaATGCAATCTTTCATCAAAGTCACAAGACTGCATAATTTCCAACAACTATAATTAgtcaaatatgaattgagtactTCATATTTTGTCACCACAGCCACCTCAGCTGCCACTACAGACACCAATACATATCCACTAAATATGCCTATgctattgaaaataaaaataaaattaacacaTTGATAATATAAAGGTAAAAACCTCACCTCTCTGGTGTAAAACTTCACTGCAAAACCACGAGGATCCCTCAGGGTTTCAGGGCTGCCACGCTCATGGATAACAGTGGAGAAACGCACAATGACAGGTGTCTGAACACCGGGGGCTCGAAGGAAGTCAGCACATGTAAGCTGAGAAATATCATGAGTGACCTCGAAGAATCCCTTCGCACTGGCTCCCCTAGCATGGACAACACGCTCTGGGATTCGTTCTCTATCAAAGTTGGCAAGTTTCTCCACCAGATGATAGTCCTCAAGGAGAATTGGGCCTGACAAATAGACACAGAAATTTAATTCGGAACTGCACCGACTCAACTCACCATATTTAAGCATCTAGATTACATGCAAATATaggataaaaatgaaattagtTGTTATACATTCCAGAACATCAAATAAAGATGATTGCTGCTCAGTTGCAAATATTcgtaatttttatttacattTAGAAGGTAGGTTTTCAGACAACCAGATGATCAAAAAACCCATCTTGACAAACCAAAAGGAGGCTGGAGGAATTAAAAGAGAACCAACAGTGCGGGAGAATCATTTTTCAACTAAAGTAagcataaaattttaaaataaatgtcAATAGGAAAAGGATCAGCTTCAAATACAagatatataagtatatatacatatcttAAATCCCACAAGCGTTTCCAAAGATTAATCATCCTCAACATGGTAGTGGTGGGAATAACATCCAAAAAGCAGTTTACAGCTCATAATCACATGAATATCAAAATCTTGTTCAGAAAAGTTGAGAAAACCatcacaaaaattcaaaacccagGTAAGCGAAGAACCAATGATAACAAAGATGaatatatacacacaaatAGTGAATAGCATCATAAGATAGATTGAACATGAAGCGCaactaaaaaaacaataaaatataaaatataaactgtGTTGCAATTGAAAAGCCAGCATCAATCAACGAAGAGTTGTGATGAATTACCTCTAGATCCAACAGTCAAAGAAGAGTTGTTGTTCCAAACAGGAGCACCGGAGTTTGTGGTCCAGAATGGGGAATCAAAAGCACTTGAAGGGCGGTACTGCAACATACACAACGAAAACGAAACAAGACCATGATGAGCTAAAAgaacaacaaacacaaaatttcGAGCTACGCTTAAATGACCAATCTGATTGATCAAGAAGATTAATTCATCAAGAAATCAAACTTAAACAAATCAAGAGATATTATAACAGGGAAATGAGTACCTTGTAAGGATCCATGGAGAAAGAGGGGGAAGGAGGAGTTTGATAAGAAGGTGAGAGAGCAGAGCAAAGCCACCCAAAGGGAGGGTCGTGTGGCAAATGAGAATCGAAGAGCGAAATGTGAAATTGGGGAATTTATAAACACTTGCGGGTCGTGGGCGTGGCTCGCGCTTCTGCGCAAATTACCAATCTCAGCAGGTTATCTTTATCCACACACAGAGTGGGAGgtcaagagaagagaagacatATCTTTGCCAATTTAGCGTCGCGAGTCAGAACGATTCTCGCCAAACCTGTCAACGAAGCATTCTTGTATGCACAATTGTGGCAAAACGTCCTTCACTCACTTCAAATCTTTTACAACCAATTTTATGAGGAGggatttttttacaaaaaaaataaaaaattatacaattttatGAGGAGATGGTatgcaacaaaaaaacagaggggattcagattttttttttttaatggaaattattgtccaaaaacaaaagaaacattgAAGAAATTGAGAGTTCAATTTAAAAGTAAAAGAGATCATTAAAATGAGTAAAAGAGACTAGAAACACCATAATTGACTgtgtaattataaaatatatggagtcgtttttttatttttcaaattttgtgaaCATATTATCCCTAAATAATGAACAcaaaaattgatttaaatataaTGTTGGTGTTGATTGCAATTAATAATAGCTAACTATAGAGATTTGATTGAAACAATTAAAACATTTCACCACGACAACAAGGTCAAGAATGCAAGTTGTTTATTATTATGAATTGGTTTCAAGACGAACAATTTAACAACAAATTCCAAACCTCTATATTTAGGATTCATGCATTTATCTACATTTTATGAAACTAAGTTGCTCAAATAATCTAACCATTTAACATGAcacatcatcaatttttaacctaagatttttttaaaaaaaaattgaagttaaTTTTAAAGTTAACGTGCTtgaggggttttttttttcatcatgcTTCCTCCTTGAGAAAACTgtgaataaaattaattaattgctaCTTATCTTCAGCTTATATATTGAACCCTAAAGCATAAAGCGAACTTcaaaactttaattttttggccACACAAACTTGAGCAAAGTATGTCTTATCTTTTTCACAAGATTATTCACTCTCATTCTAAATTCATCGTGATATGTTAAGAAATAACAAGTTTCACGATGAACTAAAAAAGAACTCTCAAGCACGTTAACATTAACGTTAGCATAAGTTTTTGGAAAGAACGAAAAAGACCTTAATTTAAAGATTGATGATATGTCATATGAATGGTTAAATTATTTAGTTTAAATTTTacgaaatataaataaatacacgGATTCTAAATATAGAAATTTGATATTCATTTGCCATAAATATCACTTTAAGAGTGAAAATCCAGAATACTAAActaaaattatatttcttcACAAAAATTGCATCTAAAGATGAGGATAAATTGATGTTCATCCGGACATTGAAAAAGCACAATATATCGTGAAGATATTCGATATATTGAAAACCTCGCCGATATTCATGTAGGAAGGCTAAACGATTTTTTTATGGCAAAAacttcaacaacaacaacaaaaaaagaggcctggaaaattattattatcataatCGTGGTGGgaattcaaaattgaaaataattgagAACGTCATGCATTCATCGTTCGTTATCCAGGTCTTGGAGCTTTGCTAACACCTAGGCGCAACCACTTAAGGCAGTGGCGGGTATGGGTGACGTGGTCCACTCACAAGACGCCACGACCACCAAAGTGTACCTTGAAACGCGTGCTCTTAGAAAATAGCACagagattctctctctcaggGGATATGCTTGAAATTTATGAACAAAacagaaggaaaaataaaaacaaacaagaggCTATTTTTGGTGTTGTCTGTGTGAAAGCCGCCAAAACAGCAAATATGCTGATAAGGTTAGAATGGGCCGAGCTCAGATTAGCCACAAAGACTGTTCCTCTCTGGGCCCACTTATcaatattttaacattttttttaatggagcTCGACAATGAACAAATTTTGAAGGTAATTACTTGATGTTAGTTAGAGAACCTCTATGTCTAAGGGAACTACGAGTTCAAGGAAGCTTTGAGGTATGCTCATGTGACCCTACTTCTTGTTCTTTATGCATAAACATATTCAAGTTGCATGTTCAAGGCTTGCCATCTAAtcattatataatattttgatcatctattataaaaatataaaaaaaactatgtaACTGGGCCTTGGTGCAATAAGAACTTAAGCATTAGCTTCATGTATGTAGGAAAAGTAGCAAATAATTTCAATTGTAAAATGAAtgctttggtttcttttcttgttaatGCCGTTTGACTGGTTGTTTTGTCTTAGTGGTTCTTTGACCTCTCTTTGGTCTTTTTATTGAAAGTTATGTTGAGAAACTGAAATTAACTTAAACGTAAAAGGATTTTTTGAGTAAACATATTTCACAGCATAAGAATACTGCAGTTTTCCTCTCTTATATATATCTGAAAAACAAAGCTTACAAAATAACAATCTCCACAATAACCACTAACACACAAGTGCAGATTTTGTGGAGTTCAACTACCTTAAGCAACGGAAGCAAATTTGAACGTGGTGAACAGACTAAACCACAACTTCTACATTCTAGGACTTCAGCTTGACTTGGTCTCTACATGGCCATGTcagcattatttaattaaaaaactaattaaacttAACTAAATAACTTTTAACACCCTCCCTTAAACTGATTTTTACGAAAAACAGTTTAGGATCTCTACACCATCACATAATCATCTTCCTGTTCAATGCTTTGAAATGAACAAACTCCCAACATGCTTCTCAGCTTCTCAAGCGCAGGTACCATCACATAATCATCTTCCTGTTCAATGCTTTGAAATGAACAAACTCCCAACATGCTTCTCAGCTTCTCAAACGCAGGTTGCTTCAAAGGCTTAGTTAAGATGTCTGCAACCTGCTCCCCACTCTTGCAATATTCAAGTACAATCTTCCCATCACTGCACAGGTCAcgcaaaaaatgaaaacgtACATCAATGTGTTTACTTCTCCCATGCATGACTGGATTCCTCGATAGCTTTATAGTTGACATGTTGTCGCAGTAGATGGTTGTTGGTCCCTTTTGAACATCACCAAGCACTTCAAATATTTTCCTAAGCGACATAGCTTGACAGGAGCTTGCAGCTGCTGCTACATATTCAGCTTCTGTTGAGGAAAGTGTCACAATTTGTTGCTTCTTTGAGGACCACGATATTGCACCAGAGTTGAGCAGAAATGTGTGACCGGAAGTGCTCTTACGATCATCTATATCACCTGCATAGTCACTATCTGTGTACCCAACAAAACCAGAACCATCTTCCCTTTTAtaaaacacaccataatcaatTGTCCCCTTTACATACCTGAGAATTCTCTTTGCTGCATTGAGATGCATTTCAGTTGGTTTTTCCATATATCGGCTCACAAGACTCACTGCATACATGATGTCAGGCCTCGTGTATGTTAAATACATGAGACTCCCAATTATCTGTTTATAGAAAGTGCTGTCAACCTCCTTTCCACCTTTGTCTTTGCATAGCTTTAAGCCATGTTCAGCTGGAGTTCCAAATGGCTTGCAGTCATCCATCTGAAACCTGTTAAGAATGTCCTGTGCATATTTTTTCTGGTAGATGAAATTACCAGCAGTAGTTTGAATGACTtccaatccaagaaaatagTGCATTAATCCTAGATCAGTCATTTCAAACTCCATCATCATAGACTTCTTGAATTCATCAAACATTTTAGCATCACTTCCAGTGAATATCAAGTCATCAACATACAAGCATACCATGAGTATTTTACCTTCTTCCTCAGTCTTGACATAAAGTGTGTGCTCAAAAGGACATTTGTGAAATCCAAGCTTAGCAAAGTGAGCATCTATGCGACTGTACCAAGCTCGAGGTGCTTGTTTCAGTCCATAGAGtgttttcttcagtttgaacaccttctcttcttctccttttctctCATAACCAGGTGGTTGATCAATGTACACCTCCTCTTGCAGGTTTCCATGCAGGAATGCTGACTTCACGTCTAACTGAAAAATTTGCCAGGAATTTTGAGCTGCAAGAGAGATCACTAACCTAATCGTGTCGTGCCTCGCAACTGGGGCAAACACCTCTTTGTAATCAATGCCATGCTTCTGCTTGTAGCCCTTAGCTACCAAACGAGCTTTGTGCTTGTCAACCTCACCTTTTTCGTTCAACTTTGTTCTAAACACCCATTTAACACCAATGGTTTGCTTTCCCTTTGGAAGATCAGTTAACTCCCAGGTTTGATTCTTCTCAATGGACTTGATTTCATTGTCCATTGCTTCCCTCCATTTCTCCTCTTTAACAGCCTCAGTATATGTGATTGGATCACTATCTACAAGTAATGCAAAGTGAGCATTTTCATCATCAGAACTTGAATAACTTACATCGTAGTCCATCATCCATGCTGGCCTCTTCCTTGAGTTCTCATCTCTCAAATTGTATCTCTCTTCTTCAAACTGTTGAGATGACTGAACTTCAAGTTGAGGTGGCTGCTGGGCTTGAGTTTCAGGAGCTGCTACCTCTTCATTGTCTAAATCATCATAAACTGGAATTTGTTGTTGAACCGATCTGTTCTCAGACCAATTCCACATAGTGTCTTCATCAAATATCACATCCCTGCTTACCACTATCTTCTTTGTAACTGGATTGTACAGTTTGTATGCTTTTGAGACTTCACTTACACCaagaaaaacacatttttcacttttgtcatccaacttctttcttttctcatcGGGGATGTGTGCATATGCTATGCACCCAAACACCCTAAAGTGATCAACCGCAGGCTTCAATccactccaagcttcttgaGGAGTCATATTCTTAACAGAAAATGTGGGACTTCTGTTTAAAATATGAACTGACCATAGCACAGCTTCAGGCCAAAACTTCTTGGGAATTCTTCCTTTGACTAGCAGACTTCGAACCATGTTGAGAATGGTGCGATTTTTCCTCTCACttacaccattttgttgtggtgtatAGGCAGTGGTCAACTGTCTCTTGATGCCTTTCTCTTTGCAAAATGCATCAAATTCCTTCGAACAGTACTCTCCCCCACGGTCAGTTCTTAGAgttttaatcttcttttctgaTTCATTTTCAACTAGAGCTTTGAAGCTTTTGAATGCTTCAAATGCCTCTG
This genomic interval carries:
- the LOC18777304 gene encoding catalase isozyme 1 — protein: MDPYKYRPSSAFDSPFWTTNSGAPVWNNNSSLTVGSRGPILLEDYHLVEKLANFDRERIPERVVHARGASAKGFFEVTHDISQLTCADFLRAPGVQTPVIVRFSTVIHERGSPETLRDPRGFAVKFYTREGNFDLVGNNFPVFFVRDGMKFPDMVHALKPNPKSHIQEPWRILDFFSHHPESLHMFTFLFDDLGVPQDYRHMEGSGVNTYTLINKAGKVQYVKFHWKPTCGVKCLLEDEAIKVGGANHSHATKDLYDSIAAGNYPEWKLYIQTIDPNHEDRFDFDPLDVTKTWPEDILPLQPVGRLVLNKNIDNFFAENEQLAFCPAIVVPGVYYSDDKLLQTRIFSYSDTQRHRLGPNYLQLPVNAPKCSHHNNHHEGFMNFMHRDEEVNYFPSRYDPVRHAERFPIPPNILSGKREKCIIEKENNFKQPGERYRSWAPDRQERFIHRWVDALSDPRVTHEIRSVWISYWSQADKSLGQKLASRLNVRPSI